A stretch of the Ochrobactrum sp. BTU1 genome encodes the following:
- a CDS encoding cell envelope integrity protein TolA, with amino-acid sequence MKAGLTSSVALHTVVIALGLFSFSSPKAFDVQDSESFPVDIVPIESITQIQQGDKTAPMKEKSAPVPTKKPNVVPDAQNVGDNDVDLQTPPKPDNKAKPIEAAEEPKAQPEPVKKPEPKPDPKPEPKPQEQPTPVPATEVQTKPEEKQEVKPDPVAEAIEKQAEAPDQTAPKLPDNVPAPQAKPKPPQAQTAKTPDRKPTEEKKPTQSASQTSQSKNDAIADEVAALLNKQKASGGGAKRSTDQASLGGKKNTGGSKLSQNEMDALRGAISKCWNVPAGVADAPGLVVTVKMRLNQDGSIQGSPEVTSGGGGDGVGRAAAESAKRAVARCAPYNLPADKYDSWSEVIVNFDPSEMF; translated from the coding sequence ATGAAGGCTGGCCTGACATCTTCTGTAGCCCTCCATACCGTCGTTATCGCGTTGGGGCTTTTCTCCTTCTCCTCGCCGAAGGCTTTCGACGTGCAGGATTCGGAGTCGTTTCCGGTCGACATCGTGCCGATCGAATCGATTACCCAGATCCAGCAGGGCGATAAGACTGCGCCGATGAAGGAAAAGTCGGCACCTGTTCCGACGAAAAAGCCGAATGTCGTTCCCGATGCTCAAAACGTCGGCGACAACGACGTCGATCTTCAGACGCCTCCAAAGCCTGATAACAAGGCGAAACCCATTGAAGCGGCTGAGGAACCAAAAGCACAGCCGGAGCCGGTGAAAAAGCCGGAACCGAAGCCAGATCCAAAACCTGAACCCAAGCCGCAGGAACAGCCGACACCGGTGCCGGCGACCGAAGTTCAGACCAAGCCTGAAGAAAAGCAGGAAGTGAAGCCGGATCCGGTTGCGGAAGCAATCGAGAAGCAGGCGGAAGCACCTGATCAGACGGCTCCAAAATTGCCGGATAATGTTCCGGCACCACAGGCAAAGCCTAAACCTCCGCAGGCGCAGACGGCAAAGACGCCTGATCGCAAGCCGACGGAAGAAAAGAAGCCTACGCAGTCCGCCTCGCAGACCTCGCAGTCGAAGAATGACGCCATTGCTGATGAAGTGGCAGCACTCCTCAACAAGCAGAAGGCATCGGGCGGCGGCGCAAAGCGTTCCACCGATCAGGCATCGTTGGGCGGCAAGAAGAATACAGGTGGCTCGAAGCTGAGCCAGAATGAAATGGATGCCCTTCGTGGTGCGATTTCCAAGTGCTGGAATGTGCCTGCCGGTGTGGCAGACGCTCCAGGTCTGGTCGTGACGGTGAAGATGCGTCTTAATCAGGACGGCTCTATCCAGGGTTCTCCTGAGGTAACATCTGGTGGCGGTGGTGACGGTGTGGGCCGTGCGGCAGCTGAAAGCGCCAAGCGCGCTGTGGCGCGTTGCGCACCATACAATCTGCCAGCAGACAAATATGATTCATGGTCGGAAGTGATCGTCAACTTCGACCCGAGCGAAATGTTCTGA
- the pal gene encoding peptidoglycan-associated lipoprotein Pal — translation MRRFQSIARSPIAIALFMTLAVAGCASKKNLPNNAGDLGLAGGAATPGSSQDFTVNVGDRILFDLDSSLIRADAQQTLSKQAQWLQRYPQYSITVEGHADERGTREYNLALGQRRAAATRDFLAARGVPTSRMRTVSYGNERPIAVCDSDSCWSQNRRAVTVLNGAGS, via the coding sequence ATGCGCCGTTTCCAGTCGATTGCACGTAGCCCTATCGCTATTGCCCTTTTCATGACGCTCGCCGTTGCTGGTTGTGCGTCCAAGAAGAACCTTCCAAACAATGCCGGTGATCTTGGCCTTGCTGGTGGCGCTGCTACGCCCGGCTCGTCGCAGGATTTCACTGTGAATGTTGGCGACCGCATTCTGTTCGATCTCGATTCTTCGCTGATCCGTGCCGATGCACAGCAGACCTTGTCGAAGCAGGCTCAGTGGCTGCAGCGCTACCCACAGTACTCGATCACTGTTGAAGGCCATGCCGACGAACGCGGTACACGCGAATACAACCTGGCACTCGGCCAGCGTCGTGCAGCTGCAACCCGTGACTTCCTTGCAGCTCGTGGCGTTCCAACCAGCCGTATGCGTACCGTTTCCTACGGTAATGAACGTCCAATCGCTGTTTGCGATAGCGACTCGTGCTGGTCTCAGAACCGTCGTGCCGTTACCGTTCTTAACGGTGCTGGCAGCTAA
- the ruvA gene encoding Holliday junction branch migration protein RuvA — translation MIGKLKGVIDEIAEDHAVIDVHGVGYVAFCSARTLGNLGGAGEAAVLFIETYVREDMIRLYGFASQLEREWFRLLQNVQGVGAKVALAVLGTLTVPELANAIALRDINMVSRAPGVGKKVAERIVTELKNKAPAFAGEASGTIGLKQEIGAGAASAPVSDAVSALSNLGYSRDQAANAVAAALREAGEDADSAKLIRLGLKELSR, via the coding sequence ATGATCGGCAAGCTCAAGGGCGTGATCGATGAAATCGCTGAGGATCATGCTGTCATCGACGTGCATGGCGTTGGCTATGTTGCTTTTTGTTCGGCCCGTACACTTGGTAATCTGGGCGGGGCAGGTGAAGCGGCTGTTCTGTTTATCGAGACCTATGTGCGCGAGGACATGATCCGCCTTTATGGTTTCGCATCGCAGCTTGAGCGCGAATGGTTCCGCCTGTTGCAGAATGTGCAGGGCGTTGGTGCCAAGGTGGCACTTGCCGTTCTGGGTACATTGACGGTGCCGGAACTCGCCAATGCGATTGCTTTGCGTGATATCAATATGGTGTCGCGTGCACCGGGCGTTGGCAAGAAGGTGGCCGAACGTATAGTTACCGAGTTGAAGAACAAGGCACCGGCCTTTGCGGGAGAAGCCAGCGGCACGATCGGGCTTAAGCAGGAAATCGGCGCGGGTGCGGCTTCTGCACCAGTGAGCGATGCGGTTTCAGCGCTATCCAATCTGGGCTATTCACGCGATCAGGCGGCCAATGCGGTGGCCGCAGCACTTAGAGAAGCCGGAGAAGATGCAGATTCGGCCAAGCTCATTCGCCTTGGTTTGAAGGAGCTGTCGCGGTGA
- the tolR gene encoding protein TolR, whose product MGMSVGNQGMQSGGRRRRGRKKALMSEINVTPFVDVMLVLLIIFMVSAPLLTVGVPIDLPDTQAKAMNADTQPITVSVSNDGKIYLQETEIPLDEVVAKLQAIAKTGYEERIFVRGDKAADYGTVMKVMARISAAGFKNIGLVTLQEQDS is encoded by the coding sequence ATGGGCATGTCAGTTGGAAATCAGGGAATGCAATCGGGCGGACGCCGCAGGCGTGGTCGCAAGAAGGCATTGATGAGCGAAATCAACGTTACGCCATTCGTGGACGTGATGCTGGTGCTGCTTATCATCTTCATGGTCTCTGCTCCGCTTCTGACTGTTGGCGTGCCTATCGATCTGCCGGATACGCAGGCGAAAGCCATGAATGCCGACACGCAGCCGATCACTGTATCGGTCAGCAATGACGGCAAGATCTATCTGCAGGAAACTGAAATTCCGCTCGATGAAGTTGTTGCCAAACTTCAGGCGATTGCCAAGACCGGTTACGAAGAGCGCATTTTCGTGCGCGGTGACAAGGCTGCCGATTACGGCACCGTCATGAAGGTCATGGCTCGCATTTCCGCCGCCGGTTTCAAGAATATCGGCCTTGTGACACTCCAGGAGCAGGATAGCTGA
- the ruvB gene encoding Holliday junction branch migration DNA helicase RuvB, protein MSDRNPLIDADISAEDADSTLRPQTLNDFVGQAAARANLKVFIEAAKVRGEALDHVLFVGPPGLGKTTLAQIMAKELGVNFRSTSGPVIAKAGDLAALLTNLEDRDVLFIDEIHRLSPAVEEILYPAMEDFQLDLIIGEGPAARSVKIDLAKFTLVAATTRLGLLTTPLRDRFGIPVRLNFYTVEELEYIVRRGARIMQMGISPDGALEVARRSRGTPRIAGRLLRRVRDFALVAGADVIDRKIADEALSRLEVDNRGFDQLDRRYLEMIARNFGGGPVGIETIAAGLSEPRDAIEDIIEPYMIQQGFLQRTPRGRVLTALAWQHMGLAAPAEVTQQSQFGLFMEDE, encoded by the coding sequence ATGAGCGACCGCAACCCTCTTATTGATGCTGATATCAGCGCTGAAGACGCCGATAGCACCCTACGCCCGCAAACGCTTAATGATTTTGTGGGGCAGGCGGCTGCGCGCGCTAATCTAAAAGTCTTTATTGAAGCCGCCAAAGTACGTGGCGAAGCACTGGACCATGTGCTGTTTGTCGGGCCTCCGGGACTGGGAAAAACCACGCTTGCGCAGATCATGGCCAAAGAACTTGGCGTTAATTTCCGCTCGACCTCTGGTCCGGTGATCGCCAAGGCTGGTGATCTCGCAGCACTTCTGACCAATCTCGAAGATCGCGATGTTCTGTTCATCGATGAAATTCACCGTTTGAGCCCGGCTGTCGAAGAAATTCTCTATCCGGCGATGGAAGATTTTCAGCTCGATCTCATCATTGGTGAAGGTCCGGCGGCGCGTTCGGTGAAGATTGATCTTGCGAAATTTACGCTGGTTGCAGCGACCACCCGTCTTGGGCTGCTGACCACGCCATTGCGGGATCGCTTCGGTATTCCGGTCAGGCTCAATTTCTATACGGTCGAAGAGCTTGAATATATCGTGCGCCGTGGCGCGCGCATCATGCAGATGGGCATTTCGCCAGATGGTGCGCTGGAAGTCGCGCGTCGTTCTCGCGGCACACCACGTATTGCAGGCCGTTTGTTGCGCCGGGTGCGCGATTTCGCGCTGGTCGCAGGTGCCGATGTGATCGATCGCAAGATCGCCGATGAAGCGCTTTCGCGGCTTGAGGTTGATAATCGCGGGTTTGATCAGCTTGACCGGCGTTATCTCGAAATGATCGCACGCAATTTTGGCGGTGGTCCGGTCGGTATCGAAACAATTGCAGCGGGATTGTCTGAACCGCGAGACGCAATCGAAGACATCATCGAGCCCTATATGATCCAGCAAGGCTTTTTGCAGCGTACCCCACGAGGACGTGTTTTGACGGCACTTGCCTGGCAACATATGGGACTGGCCGCGCCTGCTGAGGTGACACAACAGTCGCAGTTCGGCCTTTTCATGGAAGACGAATAG
- a CDS encoding YbgC/FadM family acyl-CoA thioesterase: protein MDHAQVAGELKDGTHHLYARIYYADTDFSGFVYHGRYLEFYERGRTDFLRLQDVHHIELAEGSLGEEMVWVVRRMEIDYKSPAKMDDLILIETRVSEIRGARVIMAQKITCDGRLLSEAKVEAVMITKEGHPRRIPDEWREAFTKADYSVTP, encoded by the coding sequence ATGGATCATGCGCAGGTTGCGGGCGAACTGAAAGACGGGACCCATCATCTCTATGCCCGCATCTATTATGCCGATACGGATTTCTCGGGCTTCGTTTATCACGGTCGCTATCTCGAATTTTACGAGCGCGGTCGCACCGATTTCCTGCGTCTTCAGGATGTTCACCATATCGAGCTTGCTGAAGGTTCGCTTGGTGAGGAAATGGTCTGGGTCGTTCGCCGCATGGAGATCGACTATAAATCGCCTGCAAAGATGGACGACCTCATCCTGATCGAAACCCGTGTCAGCGAAATTCGTGGGGCACGGGTCATTATGGCGCAGAAGATCACCTGTGATGGACGATTGCTGTCAGAAGCCAAGGTCGAGGCGGTGATGATCACCAAGGAAGGTCATCCCCGCCGTATTCCCGATGAATGGCGTGAAGCTTTCACGAAAGCTGACTACAGCGTAACTCCTTAA
- the tilS gene encoding tRNA lysidine(34) synthetase TilS has protein sequence MGLSPIKIFEPFGLERAKGIVAAVSGGSDSLALLFLLKDHLATLENPPPLTAVTIDHRLRAESADEAENVGKLCHAHGIAHRVFAWEEAKPKTGIAAAARSARYRLLVQAAQEVGADFIATGHTRDDQIETFLMRQERSSHSEARGLAAMAPRSWLESSVELIRPLLDQSRMTLRDELTKKGIRWIDDPSNVNTSYERPRVRLTSAAEADPETILAQIALAGAARKRDNAALMSALADPDCVKMSPLGTISVDAEIYAALPENVRRLFSGLLASIAGGRRFLPGDAERSRIERVLSGNEKTDRMTVFGALVELGRRGLPHRFRRERRNLPIMRIETGQRIIWDGRFRFTNEGNRTLEIRSPDRQELADFIELSELDVDSVQRDALLVLPAIYENGKLLQLPAVNGQQLPAGITVEKHFAIFDHVLPGYDFGLANAVEKRFGRECPNFYKPD, from the coding sequence GTGGGGCTTTCCCCGATCAAAATTTTTGAACCCTTCGGACTTGAGCGTGCAAAAGGAATTGTTGCTGCTGTTTCAGGTGGCAGCGATTCTCTTGCGCTCCTTTTCCTCCTCAAAGATCATCTGGCGACATTGGAAAATCCGCCGCCACTGACAGCTGTTACCATCGACCATCGCCTGCGCGCTGAATCCGCCGATGAAGCAGAAAATGTCGGCAAACTGTGCCATGCTCACGGCATTGCACATCGTGTTTTTGCCTGGGAAGAAGCCAAGCCCAAGACCGGCATTGCGGCAGCAGCGCGGTCGGCGCGCTACCGCTTGCTGGTTCAGGCCGCACAGGAAGTGGGCGCTGATTTTATCGCGACAGGTCATACGCGCGACGATCAGATAGAGACGTTTCTGATGCGTCAGGAGCGAAGCTCTCATTCGGAAGCGCGTGGACTTGCCGCCATGGCTCCCCGTTCATGGCTGGAGAGTTCTGTTGAATTGATCCGCCCCCTTCTTGATCAGTCGCGCATGACGTTACGTGATGAACTGACGAAGAAGGGTATCCGCTGGATAGATGATCCAAGCAACGTCAATACCAGCTATGAGCGTCCGCGTGTAAGGCTTACTTCCGCTGCAGAAGCAGATCCGGAAACGATCCTCGCACAGATCGCTTTGGCAGGTGCTGCACGTAAACGCGACAACGCGGCGCTGATGTCAGCGCTGGCTGATCCAGACTGTGTGAAGATGAGCCCTCTCGGCACGATCTCGGTCGACGCGGAAATTTATGCAGCATTGCCAGAAAATGTTCGACGTCTATTTTCAGGCCTGCTTGCATCTATTGCAGGCGGACGACGTTTTCTCCCCGGCGATGCCGAGCGATCACGCATTGAAAGAGTTTTGTCCGGGAATGAAAAAACTGATCGTATGACGGTTTTTGGAGCACTCGTCGAACTTGGGCGAAGAGGATTGCCGCACCGGTTTCGTCGTGAGAGGCGCAACCTGCCGATTATGCGGATTGAGACAGGTCAGCGGATTATCTGGGACGGGCGGTTTCGTTTCACAAATGAGGGCAACCGCACGCTGGAGATACGGAGCCCGGATCGCCAAGAGCTGGCAGATTTCATAGAGCTTTCCGAACTCGACGTCGATTCCGTTCAAAGAGACGCTTTGCTGGTTTTGCCTGCTATCTATGAAAACGGCAAACTATTGCAACTTCCAGCAGTTAACGGGCAGCAGCTGCCTGCAGGAATCACTGTCGAGAAACACTTCGCAATCTTCGATCATGTGCTTCCGGGCTATGATTTTGGGCTGGCAAATGCCGTTGAAAAGCGGTTTGGCCGTGAATGTCCTAATTTTTATAAACCAGATTGA
- the ruvC gene encoding crossover junction endodeoxyribonuclease RuvC, whose protein sequence is MKETIRIIGIDPGLRRTGWGIVESLGNSLHFIGSGTVTSNAEMDLASRLCQLHEGLAKVLHDFMPHEAAVEHTFVNKDATATLKLGQARGIALLAPAQAGLPVAEYAPNAVKKAVIGVGHGEKQQIHMMVKVLMPRATFDTSDAADALAIAICHAHHRQSIVSARRLQALLS, encoded by the coding sequence ATGAAAGAAACGATTCGCATCATTGGTATTGATCCGGGGCTCCGCCGTACCGGCTGGGGCATCGTCGAATCGCTTGGAAATTCCCTGCATTTTATCGGCTCCGGCACGGTGACGTCGAATGCCGAGATGGATCTCGCTTCACGGCTTTGCCAGTTGCATGAGGGGCTCGCAAAAGTTCTGCATGACTTCATGCCGCATGAAGCCGCCGTCGAACATACATTCGTCAACAAGGATGCAACTGCTACGCTCAAGCTCGGTCAGGCGCGCGGTATTGCACTTCTGGCGCCTGCTCAGGCGGGGCTTCCTGTTGCAGAATATGCGCCCAACGCCGTCAAGAAGGCGGTCATTGGTGTCGGCCATGGTGAAAAGCAGCAAATTCATATGATGGTGAAGGTTCTGATGCCGCGCGCAACGTTCGATACGAGCGATGCTGCCGATGCGCTCGCCATTGCCATTTGCCATGCACATCACCGTCAGAGCATTGTCAGCGCACGCAGATTGCAGGCGCTTCTAAGTTAA
- a CDS encoding DUF1465 family protein codes for MPGNMISLAERMVFSDSFKPIYSEGMDMVEEAASYLDGEGREEARTLSRVAATLYAAESMRLTTRLMQVASWLLLQRAARNGEMSRQQVESEKAKVRLDTPSAGDVAAGWNELPFAFVELIERSIRLQARVRRMDRNVYGEVVSLQTTPRGNPVSDQIVLLKTAFGAS; via the coding sequence ATGCCGGGCAATATGATCAGCCTCGCTGAGCGCATGGTTTTCTCGGATTCGTTTAAGCCGATTTACAGTGAAGGCATGGATATGGTTGAGGAAGCGGCCAGCTACCTCGATGGAGAAGGCCGTGAAGAAGCGCGCACTCTCTCGCGAGTTGCCGCAACCCTTTATGCTGCCGAATCGATGCGCCTGACCACCCGCCTAATGCAGGTTGCTTCATGGCTTCTGCTACAGCGCGCTGCCCGCAATGGCGAAATGTCCCGCCAGCAGGTTGAATCCGAAAAGGCCAAGGTTCGTCTTGATACGCCATCGGCAGGCGATGTAGCGGCAGGCTGGAATGAACTTCCTTTCGCCTTCGTTGAACTTATCGAGCGTTCGATCCGACTTCAGGCACGCGTGCGCCGCATGGATCGCAATGTCTATGGCGAAGTCGTTTCGCTGCAGACCACACCACGCGGCAATCCGGTGTCGGATCAGATTGTGCTGCTCAAGACGGCTTTCGGCGCTTCCTGA
- the tolQ gene encoding protein TolQ gives MENVALAAPAADITLWGLFMQAGWVVKLVMLGLIVASVWTWAIIVDKIVAYGRARRAIDRFEQAFWSGQSLEELYRNLNDRRTTGMASIFMAAMREWKKSFEKGARSPIALQMRIDKAMDVALARESEKLESRLGFLATIGSAAPFIGLFGTVVGIMTSFQAIAASKNTNLAVVAPGIAEALLATAIGLLAAIPAVIAYNKLSSDAGKVNGRLEGFADEFSAILSRQIDEKLTPRS, from the coding sequence ATGGAAAATGTTGCGCTTGCGGCCCCTGCCGCCGATATTACCCTCTGGGGCCTGTTCATGCAGGCAGGCTGGGTCGTTAAGCTTGTTATGCTTGGTCTGATCGTTGCATCGGTTTGGACCTGGGCGATCATCGTAGACAAGATTGTCGCTTACGGTCGCGCACGCCGCGCAATTGATCGCTTCGAGCAGGCTTTCTGGTCCGGTCAGTCGCTGGAAGAGCTCTACCGCAATCTCAATGATCGTCGCACAACGGGCATGGCCTCCATCTTCATGGCTGCCATGCGTGAGTGGAAAAAGTCATTTGAGAAGGGTGCGCGGTCTCCGATTGCACTTCAGATGCGTATCGACAAGGCGATGGATGTGGCGCTGGCGCGTGAAAGCGAAAAGCTGGAATCGCGGCTCGGCTTCCTTGCAACGATTGGTTCAGCGGCACCTTTTATCGGTCTTTTCGGTACGGTTGTCGGTATTATGACCTCCTTCCAGGCAATTGCGGCATCCAAAAACACCAATCTCGCCGTCGTGGCGCCGGGTATCGCGGAAGCGCTGCTTGCTACTGCTATCGGTCTTCTGGCCGCTATCCCTGCGGTTATTGCCTACAACAAGCTGTCGAGTGACGCGGGTAAGGTCAATGGCAGGCTCGAAGGCTTTGCGGATGAGTTCTCTGCCATACTGTCGCGCCAAATTGATGAGAAGCTGACGCCGCGCAGCTAA
- the ybgF gene encoding tol-pal system protein YbgF: MRKPMRKVTLAFAMLPLLASAPVLAASVSSQQGQIQLAQAGNPGGDQFAQQVCNLAHQNAQSYARILQLRDKMLKIQRDNETRFQALEKGRGGAQNHVSIGSTAILDDAMRDNGAGGQGGYQQSPGLQQEVIRNLTGKVEDVDAQISFTNEQLQKTQDDNQFRFEELEKKKGGSTPAQASAGQDAPVTPPPGSDLCAQGMPNPTAIADTLGARAEAMNFQVLELQDQMQKMQEENERRFQALENGGRADAVGAPTDGNNGTSLADAAPAGNPDNGVSGGASSDGNFGSSSQTAANNPSGADSTAIGSGTAPQGGPQRGEPPQSLGSIRFDNNGNVIGETINAQPRPVEHGPALPAGQAVASLPTDDNPNSLYQAAYQYLMSGDYKAAETGFREHIKRYPADPTTAEARYWLGESLYGQSRFPEAATVFIDTQRDYPDSKRAPENMFKLGMTLEKMDNHDVACATFKQIPDRYPNAAPAVLKRVTDERTRIKC, from the coding sequence ATGAGGAAACCAATGAGGAAAGTGACACTGGCTTTTGCCATGTTGCCGCTTTTGGCAAGTGCTCCGGTTCTGGCGGCATCTGTTTCTTCGCAGCAGGGGCAAATCCAGCTGGCGCAGGCGGGTAATCCCGGCGGTGACCAGTTCGCGCAGCAGGTATGTAATCTTGCGCACCAGAATGCGCAGTCTTATGCACGCATTCTGCAGTTGCGCGACAAGATGCTTAAAATTCAGCGCGACAATGAAACCCGCTTTCAGGCACTCGAAAAGGGCCGAGGCGGCGCACAGAATCATGTGAGCATCGGCTCAACGGCTATTCTTGACGACGCGATGCGCGATAATGGTGCTGGCGGTCAGGGTGGCTATCAGCAAAGTCCCGGCTTGCAGCAGGAAGTGATCCGCAATCTCACCGGTAAGGTAGAGGATGTGGATGCTCAGATTTCGTTCACCAACGAACAGCTGCAGAAGACGCAGGACGACAACCAGTTCCGCTTTGAAGAGCTTGAAAAGAAAAAGGGCGGTTCGACACCTGCACAGGCAAGCGCTGGTCAGGATGCTCCCGTTACGCCGCCGCCGGGCAGCGATCTTTGCGCACAGGGTATGCCGAATCCTACAGCTATTGCCGATACGCTTGGCGCTCGCGCTGAAGCCATGAACTTCCAGGTTCTCGAATTGCAGGACCAGATGCAGAAGATGCAGGAAGAAAATGAACGCCGTTTCCAGGCGCTGGAAAATGGTGGTCGTGCGGATGCCGTTGGTGCGCCGACAGATGGCAACAACGGTACATCGCTGGCTGATGCAGCTCCGGCTGGAAACCCCGATAACGGGGTTTCAGGTGGTGCTTCGTCAGATGGTAATTTCGGTTCTTCTTCTCAAACGGCGGCGAACAATCCATCGGGCGCCGATTCCACTGCTATTGGTTCTGGCACAGCTCCTCAGGGCGGCCCGCAGCGTGGGGAGCCGCCACAGTCGCTCGGCTCCATTCGTTTCGATAACAATGGCAATGTAATCGGCGAAACGATCAATGCTCAGCCGCGCCCGGTTGAACATGGGCCAGCACTTCCTGCAGGGCAGGCTGTCGCTTCTCTGCCGACCGACGACAATCCAAACTCGCTCTATCAGGCTGCCTATCAGTATCTGATGTCGGGCGATTACAAGGCCGCCGAGACTGGTTTCCGTGAGCATATCAAACGCTACCCTGCGGACCCCACGACAGCTGAGGCGCGTTATTGGCTGGGTGAATCGCTTTACGGTCAATCACGTTTCCCGGAAGCTGCGACGGTATTCATCGATACGCAGCGCGATTATCCGGATTCAAAACGCGCGCCAGAGAATATGTTCAAGCTCGGTATGACGCTTGAGAAAATGGATAATCACGATGTTGCATGTGCGACGTTCAAGCAGATTCCGGACCGCTATCCGAATGCAGCGCCGGCAGTTTTGAAGCGGGTCACGGACGAGCGCACGCGCATTAAATGCTGA
- the tolB gene encoding Tol-Pal system protein TolB, translated as MKIGIMKTKIRAALSAFACVIAASLVSTMPARAVVEININKGVVEPLPIAITDFLSADQLGPNITSVIAADLERSGLFAPINKGAFIEKISNPDASPRFEDWKVINAQALVTGRITKQPDGRLKAEFRLWDTFGGQQMIGQQFFTTPDNWRRVAHIIADAIYERLTGEKGYFDTRIVFVDESGPAQKRVKRLAIMDQDGANVRYLSDGRDIALTPRFSPNRQEVTYMSFAGGQPRVYLLQLETGQRELVGNFPGMSIAPRFSPDGQKVVMSLLQDDGSANVYTMDLRNRSTTRLTSSQAIDTSASYSPDGSQIVFSSDRGGRPQLYVMGADGSNPRRISAGDGSYSTPVWSPRGDLIAFTKQSQGQFSIGVMKTDGTGERLLTSGFHNEGPTWAPNGRVLMFFRKAAGAGGPKLFTIDLTGRNERQIQTPNFGSDPAWSPLLE; from the coding sequence ATGAAAATAGGCATCATGAAAACAAAGATCCGCGCAGCCTTGTCGGCTTTCGCCTGTGTGATCGCTGCAAGTCTTGTTTCCACCATGCCTGCTCGCGCGGTGGTGGAAATCAACATCAACAAGGGTGTGGTCGAGCCACTGCCAATTGCTATCACCGACTTCCTGTCGGCAGATCAGCTTGGACCGAACATCACTTCTGTCATTGCTGCGGATCTTGAGCGCTCTGGCCTTTTTGCGCCAATCAACAAAGGCGCGTTCATCGAAAAGATTTCCAATCCCGATGCATCGCCGCGTTTTGAAGACTGGAAAGTTATCAACGCGCAGGCACTGGTGACGGGCCGCATTACCAAGCAGCCAGATGGCCGTTTGAAGGCTGAGTTCCGCCTGTGGGATACGTTTGGCGGTCAGCAGATGATCGGCCAGCAGTTTTTCACCACGCCGGATAACTGGCGTCGTGTTGCGCACATCATCGCCGATGCGATTTATGAGCGCCTGACCGGTGAAAAGGGCTATTTCGATACACGTATCGTGTTTGTCGATGAATCGGGTCCGGCACAGAAGCGCGTCAAGCGTCTTGCGATCATGGATCAGGACGGCGCGAATGTGCGCTATCTTTCCGATGGCCGTGACATTGCTCTGACACCACGCTTCTCGCCGAACCGTCAGGAAGTCACCTATATGTCGTTTGCTGGTGGTCAGCCGCGCGTTTATCTGCTGCAGCTTGAAACCGGTCAGCGCGAACTTGTCGGCAACTTCCCCGGCATGTCGATTGCGCCACGCTTCTCGCCAGATGGTCAGAAAGTTGTAATGAGCCTGCTGCAGGACGATGGCAGTGCGAACGTCTACACGATGGACCTGCGTAATCGCTCGACAACCCGTCTCACCAGCAGTCAGGCAATCGACACGAGTGCGTCTTATTCGCCTGATGGTTCGCAGATCGTCTTCTCGTCCGACCGTGGTGGCCGTCCGCAGCTTTATGTCATGGGCGCTGATGGCTCCAATCCACGCCGTATCTCGGCGGGTGATGGCAGCTACTCGACCCCTGTCTGGTCGCCACGCGGTGATCTGATCGCCTTCACCAAGCAGTCGCAGGGCCAGTTCTCGATCGGTGTCATGAAGACCGATGGTACAGGTGAACGTCTGCTGACTTCTGGCTTCCACAATGAAGGTCCGACCTGGGCTCCAAACGGTCGCGTCCTGATGTTCTTCCGCAAAGCTGCGGGTGCTGGTGGACCAAAGCTGTTCACGATTGATCTGACCGGTCGTAACGAGCGCCAGATCCAGACTCCGAACTTCGGTTCCGATCCGGCATGGTCGCCACTGCTCGAATAG